Within the Vagococcus carniphilus genome, the region CAATCATTAATTGATGCTGATAATGCAGAAATTTTTAGGATTAAAGGTGAACTTCTAACGACTTTTCTTCACCAAGTACCACGCGGAAAAACAAAGGTAAGTTTAGAAAATTATTATGATAATAATGAATTATTAGACATTTCTCTAAATGAAGCTCTAACCCCTAATCAAAATGCACAAAAATATTTTCAAAGATACCAAAAATTGAAAAATAGTGTTAAAATTGTGAAGGAACAGCTTGAAAAAGCAAATTATGAGTTGATTTATCTTGAATCGATTGAATCTCAACTAGAACTTGCCTCACCTAAAGACATTGATTTAATACGTGAAGAATTGATTTCTGAGGGTTATGTTAAGGACAAACAAAAGAAGAAGAAAATGAAACCTAAGAAAAGTGAACCAGAAACGTTTTATTCATCTACTGGAGTTAAAATCTTAGTTGGAAAAAACAATCTTCAAAACGATCAATTAACTCTTAAAACCGCCAACAAAACCGATACTTGGTTGCACGCAAAAGATATTCCTGGTTCTCACGTTGTTATTAAAGATAAGGAACCAGATGAAACAACCCTACTTGAAGCAGCAAATTTAGCAGCTTACTACTCCAAGTATCGTTTATCAGCCCAAGTTCCAGTTGATTATGTTTTAATTAAACATATCAAAAAACCAAATGGAGCTAAACCAGGTTATGTTATTTACGAAAATCAGAGAACACTTTATGTTACTCCTCGTAAAAGTTTTGTTGAAAAAGGATTATTAAACGGAGGTCAGCTATGAGATTTAGAGAAGCACTAATTATTTTTGTCGGTATCAGTTTAATGGTTTTTGGAATTAGTTATTTCATTTACCGTTACATTTTCAAGAAAGATTTGAAAAATTGGAAACTTAACGTATTCATGATTGTCGTTACCCTTTCAGGAACAGGTCTTTTCCTTCCTCAAACCATTAATTATGTGATGGAGAAAAAAGGAATTATAAAAAATGAAAATGTTGAGTATGTAAGTGGGAAAAAAGTTGTTAGTCATGCAAATGCACGCGAAAGACTTGTTTTACCAACTGCTTATGACACAATTGAAAATACTCACCCGTCTGTCATTAGTTTCCCAGAAAAATGGAATGGTTATAAATACTGGATGGCAATCACTGCCTATCCTCAAGGAAAAGCTGTATACGAAAATCCACATATTTTTAAATCAAATGATTTACTTGAATGGATTCCAGACGAGCAAAATCCATTAGATGAGCCAAAATCAGAGAAATTTAATGGAGAAGTCCCCTTACAATATGACTCTGATACCAATATCATTTACAACAAAGAAGAAAATCGTCTTGAGATGTTTTGGCGCTACGTTGATGATATTAAAGGTGACGTAATTGTTTATCGTATGACTACTAAAGATGGAGTTACTTGGACTGATAAAGAAGTTGCTTATAAAGCAAAACGTGATAAAGGAGACTGGTTATCTCCTGCCTTCTACAAAGATGAAAATGGCTATCAAGTTTGGTATGTTGCAAATGGTTATAGAATTTGGCATAGAACAAGTAAAGATGGTTTCAAATGGAGTGCTCCAACTGAAACTAAAATGAAATATTCGAATGCTGATAACATGAAACATTGGCATCTAGATGTCCAAAAAACTGATTTAGGCTTTGAAACAGTGGTTTCTGGCTATGAAGATGATGGAACAAATAACCTATCTCTACGTCACGTTATGAACCTTTACTACTCTAAATCAAAAGATGGTAAAACTTGGGATGATTTAGAACCAATTATCTTCCCTTCAAAAGACAAACATCAATTTGATGGTAAAGGCTTGTATAAGAGTGCTTTGTTAAAAGAAAATGGTAAATACTATGTATTTTATAGTGGTATTGGTTTTGATGAAACTCGTGGTATTGGCCTTTCATATGGAAAAGACATCCATAATTTAAAAGGTTTGAACTATTCAGATACATCTGACTTGTTAAAAGACAAAAAAGAAAAAACAGATTCATCAAAATAAATGAATACTCAACTAATCGACAAAATAAGATTAGTTGAGTATTTTTTTATTCTTTATTCAAACTATTCATTATTACCGAATATTTATTTAATTCTAACTTGATTATCATTTTATGAGTATTTGATAAGTTTTAGATTGTTTTCTGGTGAATTAATCTTTATTATTAGTCAGGTATTAAAAAATAAGGAGTGATTTATTTATGAGTAGTTCTAAACAACTACGATGGTATAATGTTGCCATCATTGCCTTTGTTTCAGTATGGGGGCTTGGAAACGTTGTTAACAACTATGCAACACAAGGTTTATCCGTTATCGTATCATGGATATTAATAATGGCTCTCTACTTTGTTCCATACGTATTAATCGTTGGACAATTAGGTTCTGTTTTTAAAGATAGTACTGGCGGTGTAAGTAGTTGGGTAAAAAATACAACAACTAAACGTATCGGTTATTTTGCAGCATGGACTTATTGGGTAGTACATATTCCCTACCTAGCGCAAAAACCACAAGGAATTATCATTTCCATCAATTGGATTTTAAAACAAAATGGTGATTTCATTAACACAGGAAATGCAACTGTTATTGCTTTAATTGGTCTTGTTATTTTCTTATTCTTCCTATGGATTTCTTCTAAAGGTTTAACAACCTTAAAGACGATTGGTGGATTAGCTGGGACTGCCATGTTTATCATGTCATTATTATTTATTGTATTAGCTGTTTCAGCCCCTGCGATTACTGGAGCAACTTTTGCAACTCCAGACATGGGAAATATTAAATCATATTTGCCAAAATTTGATTTTGCTTATTTTACAACCATTTCAATGTTGGTATTTGCTGTTGGTGGAGCTGAAAAGATCTCACCTTACGTAAATGACACTAAAAACGCTTCTAAGGAGTTTCCTAAGGGAATGCTAGTCTTAGCTATCATGATTGCGGTTTGCGCGATTCTAGGCTCATTTTCAATGGGTATGCTCTTTGATAGCAATAATGTTCCAAATGATTTAATGGCCAATGGTGCTTATGAAGCATTTGGAAAACTAGGAGCTTACTATAAAGTTGGTAACTTCTTTGTTATTGTCTACGCAATCGCTCAAATGTTAGCACAAATTTCAGCCCTTGCTTTTTCAATCGATGCACCTCTTAAAATTTTATTAGCTGATTCTGATAAAGAGTTTATTCCAGAAAGCTTCTCAAAAACAAACAGCAAAGGAACACCTGTTAAAGGCTATATCTTAACTGGTGTATTAGTAAGTATTTTAATTATTGTTCCAGGGCTTGGTATTGAGAATATGAATGAAAACTACAAGTGGCTATTAAACCTTAACTCAATCGTTATGCCACTTCGTTATTTATGGGTATTCTTTGCTTATATGATGATAAATAAAATGCATAAAGATTTTGATTCAGATTATAAATTTATTAAGAATCCTAAGGTTGGTTATGTTGTTGGACTTTGGTGCTTCTTGTTTACAGCTTTTGCTTGTATTTTAGGTGCTGTACCTAAAATTCCTTATGCTGATAATCCAAAAGCATTCATCTTCCAATTAATCATGAATATTTTAACACCTATTGTCTTAATTGGTTTAGGCGTTATCTTCCCTATTCTTGCAAGAAAAGCACAAAATAAGTAAAAATAAGAAGAGGCTGACCCAAAAGTCTCTTAAATAAAATAAAAGGAACAGAATCTTTTTACGATTTTGTTCCTTTTTTTGACGAAAAAAATAGCACTATCCTTTATAATTAAAGCGTCTAAACCAAATCAAAAGGGAGTGCTATTTATGTATAAAAATTATAACATGAAACAAGTTACATTATCACTAGATTTAGAAATTTATTTAGAAAAAAACGACATCGCTTTCGCGATTAATGAATTAGTAGAGAGTATTCCAAGTCACGTTTTTTCTGTTTTTGATCATCAAATGGGAACCTCATCTTACGACCCAAGAATGATGTTGAAACTTATTTTATGTGGCTACACACAGTCAAATTTTTCTGGTAGAAAAATTGAAGCGATGACTAAAGATAGTATTCGTACTAGATGGTTGACTCAATCACAATTTCCTAACTTCAGAACCATTAATCGTTTTCGAGTGAATCCTTTGGTTCAGCCGATTCTTCAAGAGTGTTTTATTCAATTTAGAAATCAATTAGTTTCGCAGAAATTGATTGAAGAAGATGCTATTTTTATTGATGGGACCAAATTAGAAGCTAATGCCAATAAATATAGTTTTGTTTGGAGAAAGAGTACGACCAGATTTGACGATTCTCTAACAGAAAAATCAAAAATATATTATAAACAATTAGTCAAAGAAAAAATCATTCCGTCGATTCATAATGAAGATGAGGAATGGGATGATAAACAGTTGAATCTCATTGCCGATTCTATTGAAACTAAAGTATCTGAGTTGACTGAACAAATAGATGATACAGAAGACGTTACACTTAGAAAAGAACTCCGTCGTCAAAGAAAGGAACCTAAAAAAGCCTTAAAGGCTTTTCGAGAATTCAGTGATAGGAAGAAAAAATATAAGCAACAATATCAGATTTTTAAAGAGAGAAATAGTTTTTCAAAAATAGATATGGACGCTACTTTTATGAGAATGAAGGAAGATCATATGATGAATGGTCAACTGAAACCGGCATACAATATCCAAATCGCAACCAACAATCAATATGTTCTAGCTTATGATACTTTTTCAAATCCAACAGATTTTAAAACGATGATTCCCTTTTTGACCACTATCAAAGAATCTTATTTTGAGTTACCTAATTATATTGTAGCTGACGCCGGTTATGGAAGTGAAGAAAACTATCAAGCCATCTTGGATGATTTTGAGAGAACACCATTAATCACCTACACTATGTATCAAAAAGAACAGACCAAAAAATATAAACAAAACCCATTCATTACTAATAATTGGAAATACAATGAATTAACAGATAGCTATACTTGTCCTAACAATAGAGAACTGCATTTTAGAAATTACTCTACTCGCAATGATAAACAGGGATTTACAAAACAGTTAAAAATGTATGAATGTGAAACATGTATAGATTGCCCTGTCAGATCTTTGTGTACCCGAGCAAAAAGTAATAAAAGTAGAGTCATTAAAAAAAATGGTAACTGGGAATATTTTAAAGCTCACGCAAGAGAGCTTTTGAGCGATGATGTAACAGGAGCGATTTACCGTCGAAGAAAAATTGACGTAGAACCAGCCTTTGGAAACCTAAAGGCTAATTTGTCGTTCAATCGATTCTCGGTTAGAGGTCAAGATAAAGTAACACAGGAGTTAGGATTTGCCTTTATGGCTCTAAATTTGAGAAAATTAAGTAAATTTAGGAAGGATATAGACAGAAAAATAAGAAAAAACAAGAATTCCAAAATGATAAACCTCATTTTAGAATTCTTGTTTTGTTTTAAGAGACTTTTGGGTCAGGCTCTTCTTATTTATTTTTTAAAACGTAAAAAAACACTAGAGGCAATCTCTAGTGTTCGAAAAAGTTAACTAATTAGTTTTTTTCAATGTTTGTTGCTTGAAGTCCACGTTGTCCTTCTTCTACGTCGAAAGTAACTGCTTGACCTTCTTCTAAAGTTTTGAATCCTTCACCTTGGATAGCTGAGAAGTGAGCGAATACGTCAGTTCCGTCTTCTTGAGTGATAAATCCAAATCCTTTTTCTGCGTTAAACCATTTTACTGTACCGTTAGCCATGTGCTTTTCCTCCTATTGCGCATCTTTGTACGCGTATTATTGCAATAAATGTGACGCTTAATAGGAGAATTATATATATAAATAAATATTTTCCTAATACGAATCAAATTACTACACTAATTATTCTAACATAACAATATAGAGACTACAATCCTTTTATCCTATATATTTAAACAAAATAAATGATTTTTAGCGAATTTGATTGATTTTTTTTATAAAAGATTCTTTTCCATAAAAATCTTTATTTAAAAGCTCTGGAAAGATCTCATCAAAAAAATAAATAACAGACGGTCGATGAGAAAAGCTCTGAATAGTTTGAACTGATTCAATAAACATATCCATATAAACTTCTTCTGGATTACTTTTAACAATCTCTTCAAATGACTCATAAAGTAAATCAATTTTATCAGCTATGGCCAAAATCTCACCTTCTACTGTCTCATCTTTTCCTTCAAATAAACGTCGACGATAGATTTCTTGAAATTCTGTTGGGATTTCTTGTAAGATAAACTCTTCTGTCATTTTTTCTTCAACAATACTTAGCATGCCACGTAGTTCAGTGTTTGCATACTTCACTGGAGTTTTAATGTCTCCAATAAATCGCTCTGTATAATCATGATTTAAGGCTTTTTCATATAGAGATTTCCAATTAATCTCTACACCTTTCAACTCTTCAATATCTCCTAAAACTTGTGCAATAGATGCAACACGATAAGAGTGAGCTGCTACAGTGTGTTCCGTATACTTAAAGAAACCTGGTGCTCTAGAAATTTTTTCTAAGTTATTTAAACCTAATATAAATTCATTTAAACCCATGTTATCACCCCTAAACTTTTAACTATAATATCATTTTTGATAAAAGTTGCAAGGAAAAAGAAAAAATTATTTGTTTTTCTTACGTTCGATTTCTTTCTTTTTTATTAATTCAATAACATACAATACAATTGTTAGAATCAATATTGCCAAAGTCAAAATAATCGTTTGCACAGCATCATTATGAATAACTAATAACTGTCGTAAAATAGCTGTTATACTAATAATTACCAAATATTTAATTGGAATATTATGTGTGTCTTCAATATATTTCACTATCATGACTATAAACTCAAATAACATAAAAAACGCTAAGATATAATCTGAAATAATTCCTAATGACCTTTCACTATTTGGCATAATGATCACATTAAAAATCTCAACTAAATCCCGTGCCATATAAACAATAATCAATGTAGCTAGAGCGAATAAAAATAATTTTATAATACGATTCAACCAATTTTTATACTTTTCTACCATAAATGACCTCCCTTTAATCTTTTTTTATTTGTTAGAATTATCATATCTTTCTCTTTTTTTCTAGT harbors:
- a CDS encoding APC family permease, whose protein sequence is MSSSKQLRWYNVAIIAFVSVWGLGNVVNNYATQGLSVIVSWILIMALYFVPYVLIVGQLGSVFKDSTGGVSSWVKNTTTKRIGYFAAWTYWVVHIPYLAQKPQGIIISINWILKQNGDFINTGNATVIALIGLVIFLFFLWISSKGLTTLKTIGGLAGTAMFIMSLLFIVLAVSAPAITGATFATPDMGNIKSYLPKFDFAYFTTISMLVFAVGGAEKISPYVNDTKNASKEFPKGMLVLAIMIAVCAILGSFSMGMLFDSNNVPNDLMANGAYEAFGKLGAYYKVGNFFVIVYAIAQMLAQISALAFSIDAPLKILLADSDKEFIPESFSKTNSKGTPVKGYILTGVLVSILIIVPGLGIENMNENYKWLLNLNSIVMPLRYLWVFFAYMMINKMHKDFDSDYKFIKNPKVGYVVGLWCFLFTAFACILGAVPKIPYADNPKAFIFQLIMNILTPIVLIGLGVIFPILARKAQNK
- a CDS encoding cold-shock protein; protein product: MANGTVKWFNAEKGFGFITQEDGTDVFAHFSAIQGEGFKTLEEGQAVTFDVEEGQRGLQATNIEKN
- a CDS encoding YfbR-like 5'-deoxynucleotidase, coding for MGLNEFILGLNNLEKISRAPGFFKYTEHTVAAHSYRVASIAQVLGDIEELKGVEINWKSLYEKALNHDYTERFIGDIKTPVKYANTELRGMLSIVEEKMTEEFILQEIPTEFQEIYRRRLFEGKDETVEGEILAIADKIDLLYESFEEIVKSNPEEVYMDMFIESVQTIQSFSHRPSVIYFFDEIFPELLNKDFYGKESFIKKINQIR
- a CDS encoding IS1182 family transposase, with product MYKNYNMKQVTLSLDLEIYLEKNDIAFAINELVESIPSHVFSVFDHQMGTSSYDPRMMLKLILCGYTQSNFSGRKIEAMTKDSIRTRWLTQSQFPNFRTINRFRVNPLVQPILQECFIQFRNQLVSQKLIEEDAIFIDGTKLEANANKYSFVWRKSTTRFDDSLTEKSKIYYKQLVKEKIIPSIHNEDEEWDDKQLNLIADSIETKVSELTEQIDDTEDVTLRKELRRQRKEPKKALKAFREFSDRKKKYKQQYQIFKERNSFSKIDMDATFMRMKEDHMMNGQLKPAYNIQIATNNQYVLAYDTFSNPTDFKTMIPFLTTIKESYFELPNYIVADAGYGSEENYQAILDDFERTPLITYTMYQKEQTKKYKQNPFITNNWKYNELTDSYTCPNNRELHFRNYSTRNDKQGFTKQLKMYECETCIDCPVRSLCTRAKSNKSRVIKKNGNWEYFKAHARELLSDDVTGAIYRRRKIDVEPAFGNLKANLSFNRFSVRGQDKVTQELGFAFMALNLRKLSKFRKDIDRKIRKNKNSKMINLILEFLFCFKRLLGQALLIYFLKRKKTLEAISSVRKS
- a CDS encoding phosphate-starvation-inducible PsiE family protein, which gives rise to MVEKYKNWLNRIIKLFLFALATLIIVYMARDLVEIFNVIIMPNSERSLGIISDYILAFFMLFEFIVMIVKYIEDTHNIPIKYLVIISITAILRQLLVIHNDAVQTIILTLAILILTIVLYVIELIKKKEIERKKNK